In the genome of Streptomyces aquilus, the window GTTTCGCCCGCTTCGAGGAGCTCAGGCGCCGCTGGGACGAGAAGCACGCCCAGCTGAAGAAGCTCGTGCTGAGCCTCCGTCAGGCGGCTTCCATCAGCCACGAGTTGGCCTCCCGCTACCAGGCGGCCCAGACCCGCCTGCGCAAGTTCGAGGAGGCCGGCCCGCCGCCCGAGCCGCCGCGCGAGCAGGACATCAAGATGCGCCTCAAGGGCGGCCGTACCGGCGTACGGGCCGTCACCTGCGCGGGACTCGAACTCACCGGCCTGATGAAGCCGTTCGACCTGGAGGTCTTCTACGGCGAGCGGGTCGCCGTGCTCGGCTCCAACGGCTCCGGCAAGTCGCACTTCCTGCGGCTGCTGGCCGGGGAGGAGGTCGCGCACACCGGGCAGTGGAAACTGGGCGCGCGAGTCGTGCCCGGGCACTTCGCCCAGACGCACGCGCACCCCGAGCTCCTGGGCCGCACCCTGCTCGACATCCTGTGGACCGAGCACTCCCAGGACCGGGGCGCGGCGATGTCCCGGCTGCGCCGCTACGAGCTGACGAACCAGGCCGAGCAGAGCTTCGACCGCCTCTCCGGCGGCCAGCAGGCCCGCTTCCAGATCCTCCTGCTGGAGCTCCAGGGCGTCACCGCGCTGCTGCTGGACGAGCCCACGGACAACCTGGACCTGGAGTCCGCCGAGGCCCTCCAGGAGGGCCTGGAGGCCTTCGACGGCACGGTCCTCGCGGTGACCCACGACCGCTGGTTCGCCCGCTCCTTCGACCGCTACCTGGTCTTCGGCAGCGACGGCCGCGTCCGCGAGACACCGGAGCCGGTGTGGGACGAGCGGCGGGTGGAGCGGGCGCGGTAGCCCACCGGGGCGGTCACTTCCAGCGCAGCAGCGCGCCCATGCCGCCCGGCAGCACCTCGTCGCGCGGCTCGGGGAGCGCGAGCGCGGTGGCGTCCGTCGTGACCGCCGCCCGCATCAAGGCGTCGTCCGCGCGGGCCGCCCACGAGTTCTGCTCACCGAGGATCTTCAGCTCGGTACGGCGCGTGGCCAGCTGGTCGGGCTCCTCGCCGATCCACACGTCCCGGTGCAGGTCGGGGCCCTCCGGGCGGATCAGGAGCTCCGCGATCCGGTGCTCCCGGGCCGCCGCCACCAGCTCGGGCAGGCTCTCGACGGCGGCGGCACGGCCCCCCTCGTCCGGGGTGCGGGCCCCGAGGAAGCGCTCCAGCTCCGCCTCGGCACGCCGCCGCACATGATCGGTGCGGATCTGCTCGACGTCGTCGTCCAGGAGCCGGCTGCCGGTGCCGTGCTCGGTCTCCGCCACGAGGTCCTTGATCCGCTGCGGCAGCCGATCGTGCACCTCACGGCACTCGCGCCGCTCCCCGACCAGAACCAGCAGGTCGGCGCCGGTCTCCTCCTGGCAGACGGTGAGCGCGTCGGCGATCTCCGCGGCGTTGTGCTCCCAGGTGTTCTCCACCTTCAGCTGGAAGTGCCGCTCGGACCAGTCCACGCTGCTCGTGCGGTGCACCGGCCACTGCCGGCCCGCCACCGCGCCGGCCGGCCGCCGCTCCACCGCGCTGCGCAGCTCGAAGTCGGCGCCCTTGCGGTTGACGTAGGCGACGACGCACACCGGGTTCTCCCCGGCCGGCTCCAGCAGCGGTGTCGTGCGGGGCAGCGGCGCCCAGTGGGCCGTGCTGCCGCCCGGCGGGGCCTGCGCCAGCACGGGATCGAGGACCACCTCGCCCGCCCGGGCGAAGAGGGCCCTGCCGTACCGGTCGGGGGAGTGGCGCAGATCCTCGATCGCGCCCTCCACGGCCCGGCAGGTGGCGTCGTCCGCGCCCTGCCCGGCCAGCTCGCGGGCCATCGCGGCGGCCGTCAGATGCAGCGCGTGGGCGGTGTCCTCCGCGTGCCGGGAGGTGTCGACGTATACGGAGGCCCAGGGGCCCGGATGTTCGTAGAGTGGGTGCAGATAGGCGAGATCCATGGTTCTCTCCCGGATTCCGCTCGGAGGCAGTGCTCAGTAGTGCTTCACCGGGCGGGTACCCGAACCCCATGAACGAACACGAAGAGTGGGACACCGCCATGACCGGAGTCGACCCCAGCCGCCTGGACGATCAGCAGCTCATGAAAGAGCTGGAGAACATCCACCGCACGCGCCACGACACCCTCCTCTACGGGTCGGGCGACGCACTGCGCGCCCACAACGGCCGGATGGCCGAGCTGGAGGGCGAGTACCTGCGGCGCAACCCGCAGCGCCTGATCGCCGCGGGCCGCACGCGCGCGGGGGCCCGGGAGCGGGGTCGCGGGCCCGCGGAGTCGCCCCGCGTCTGACCTGCCCGCCGACGCGGCCCGGGCCGGGGTCCGGCCGGGCCGCGCCGGCGACCTGATCCGCCGGACGGGCCCTAGTGGTGGGCCGGTGGCCGGTCCCAGTGGCGGTGGGCCGCGACCGCGGTGACGAAGGCCCGCAGGAACTCCCCATTCGCTGGGCCGGGGGAGGTGTCCGTGACCACGCCCTGGTCGGCGACCACCTCCTGGAACTGTGCGGACAGCCGCACCCCCTCCGGCTCCAGGGCCGTCACCACCCCGACCCCCGAGCCGAGCGCGCCCACCGGCTTGCCGTGCCGGTAGGCGTCCCGCACGAAGCGCATCGCGTCCTGGTCGGAGACGGTCGGCGGCGTGCCCACCGGACCGCCGGGCACCAGGACGGCGTCGTACAGCACGGAGGCCACGGTCGGCAGCGCCCGGTCGACCTGGTACGGCTCGCCGTCGGCGCCGGTGACCGTGCCGTCCCGCGCGGCCAGCGCCTCGACGATCGCGCCCTCGGCGGTCAGCGCCTCCTTCACCGACGTCACCTGCTCGCCGTCCACGCCGTCGGCCACCAGCACCGCGATCCGCCGGGTGCGGATCGAGCCGTCGCCGCGCAGCGACTCCAGGCTGAGCGCGGGGGAGAGCACCTTGTTCGGGGCCGCCTCGGCGGGGGTCGGTTCCGGCACCCCGATGCCCCGGGCCACCGCGGCCGCCAACTCGCCGTTCACATGAGCGAGTTGCTCGACGGTACGGGTCCGCACGCTCATCGCGTCGACCTTGCCGAGCTCGAACCGGAAGGCGTCCACGATGTGCTGCCGCTCCCAGGGCGCCATGCTGTGCCAGAACATCGCCGGCTGGCTGTAGTGGTCCTGGAAACTCGGGCTGCGGCGCCGGATCTTGGCGCCGTCGACGCGTTCCGCGTAGTGCGTGTACGCGTGACCGTCCGCGCCCGCGTGGGCCGGGCAGCCGCCGCCGAGAGAGTTCGGGAAGTAGTTCGTACCGCTGTGGATCCTGCTCTGCCCGTACCCGTCGCGCTGGTTCGTCCGCACCGGTGCCACCGGCCGGTTCACCGGCAGCTGCGCGAAGTTGGGGCCGCCGAGCCGGATCAACTGGGTGTCCAGATAGGAGAAGTTGCGGGCCTGGAGCAGCGGGTCGTTGGTGAAGTCGATGCCGGGGACCACGTTGGCCGTGTGGAAGGCGACCTGCTCGGTCTCGGCGAAGAAATTCTCCGGGTTGCGGTCCAGCACCATCCGGCCGATCGGCCGTACCGGCACCTGCTCCTCCGGGATGAGCTTCGTGGCGTCCAGCAGATCGAAGTCGAAGGCGAACTCGTCCTCCTCCGGCACCAGTTGGACGCCGAGCTCCCACTCCGGGTACTCGCCCGCCTCGATCGCGTCCCACAGGTCACCCCGGTTGAAGTCCGGGTCGCGGCCCTGGCACTCCTGCGCCTCGTCCCACACCAGCGAGTGCACGCCCGGCTTCGGCTTCCAGTGGAACTTCACGAACGTGCCGCGCCCCTCCGCGTTCACGAACCGGAAGGTGTGCACACCGAAGCCCTGCATCATGCGGTAGCTGCGCGGGATCGCCCGGTCCGACATGAGCCACATGATCGCGTGCAGCGTCTCCGGCTGGAGCGACACGAAGTCCCACAGGGTGTCGTGGGCCGACGCGCCGGTCGGGATGTCGTTGTGCGGCTCCGGCTTCACCGCGTGCACGAAGTCCGGGAACTTGATGCCGTCCTGGATGAAGAAGACCGGGAAGTTGTTGCCGACCAGGTCGTAATTGCCCTCGGACGTATAGAACTTGGTCGCGAAGCCGCGCACGTCCCGCACCGTGTCCGCGGAGCCCTTCGGGCCCTGCACGGTCGAGAACCGCACGAAGACGGGGGTGCGCACGGCCGGGTCCTGGAGGAAGGCCGCCCGGGTGAACTCCGCGCAGGACTCGTACGGTTCGAAGTAGCCGTAGGCGCCCGCGCCCCGCGCGTGCACCACCCGCTCCGGGATGCGCT includes:
- a CDS encoding ABC-F family ATP-binding cassette domain-containing protein; this encodes MGHLEAAHLEYYLPDGRALLGDVSFRVGEGAAVALVGPNGAGKTTLLRLISGELKPHGGTVTVSGGLGVMRQFVGSVRDETSVRDLLVSVASPRIREAAQAVDRAEHLIMTVDDEAAQLKYAQALADWAEVRGYEAETLWDMCTMAALGVPYEKAQFREVRTLSGGEQKRLVLEALFRGTDQVLLLDEPDNYLDVPGKRWLEERLKETRKTVLFVSHDRELLARAAEKIVSVEPSPAGADAWVHGGGFATYHEARRERFARFEELRRRWDEKHAQLKKLVLSLRQAASISHELASRYQAAQTRLRKFEEAGPPPEPPREQDIKMRLKGGRTGVRAVTCAGLELTGLMKPFDLEVFYGERVAVLGSNGSGKSHFLRLLAGEEVAHTGQWKLGARVVPGHFAQTHAHPELLGRTLLDILWTEHSQDRGAAMSRLRRYELTNQAEQSFDRLSGGQQARFQILLLELQGVTALLLDEPTDNLDLESAEALQEGLEAFDGTVLAVTHDRWFARSFDRYLVFGSDGRVRETPEPVWDERRVERAR
- a CDS encoding Vms1/Ankzf1 family peptidyl-tRNA hydrolase, producing the protein MDLAYLHPLYEHPGPWASVYVDTSRHAEDTAHALHLTAAAMARELAGQGADDATCRAVEGAIEDLRHSPDRYGRALFARAGEVVLDPVLAQAPPGGSTAHWAPLPRTTPLLEPAGENPVCVVAYVNRKGADFELRSAVERRPAGAVAGRQWPVHRTSSVDWSERHFQLKVENTWEHNAAEIADALTVCQEETGADLLVLVGERRECREVHDRLPQRIKDLVAETEHGTGSRLLDDDVEQIRTDHVRRRAEAELERFLGARTPDEGGRAAAVESLPELVAAAREHRIAELLIRPEGPDLHRDVWIGEEPDQLATRRTELKILGEQNSWAARADDALMRAAVTTDATALALPEPRDEVLPGGMGALLRWK
- a CDS encoding catalase produces the protein MTDRKQQQREGFRADDPTAGPLTTDQGVEVDHTDDSLAAGERGPTLMEDFHFREKLTRFDHERIPERVVHARGAGAYGYFEPYESCAEFTRAAFLQDPAVRTPVFVRFSTVQGPKGSADTVRDVRGFATKFYTSEGNYDLVGNNFPVFFIQDGIKFPDFVHAVKPEPHNDIPTGASAHDTLWDFVSLQPETLHAIMWLMSDRAIPRSYRMMQGFGVHTFRFVNAEGRGTFVKFHWKPKPGVHSLVWDEAQECQGRDPDFNRGDLWDAIEAGEYPEWELGVQLVPEEDEFAFDFDLLDATKLIPEEQVPVRPIGRMVLDRNPENFFAETEQVAFHTANVVPGIDFTNDPLLQARNFSYLDTQLIRLGGPNFAQLPVNRPVAPVRTNQRDGYGQSRIHSGTNYFPNSLGGGCPAHAGADGHAYTHYAERVDGAKIRRRSPSFQDHYSQPAMFWHSMAPWERQHIVDAFRFELGKVDAMSVRTRTVEQLAHVNGELAAAVARGIGVPEPTPAEAAPNKVLSPALSLESLRGDGSIRTRRIAVLVADGVDGEQVTSVKEALTAEGAIVEALAARDGTVTGADGEPYQVDRALPTVASVLYDAVLVPGGPVGTPPTVSDQDAMRFVRDAYRHGKPVGALGSGVGVVTALEPEGVRLSAQFQEVVADQGVVTDTSPGPANGEFLRAFVTAVAAHRHWDRPPAHH
- a CDS encoding DUF6158 family protein, whose product is MNEHEEWDTAMTGVDPSRLDDQQLMKELENIHRTRHDTLLYGSGDALRAHNGRMAELEGEYLRRNPQRLIAAGRTRAGARERGRGPAESPRV